In Rhodococcus qingshengii JCM 15477, the sequence CGAACTGCGCGTTACCGTGCCGACCATTTTCCAGTATCTCTTCGGTGACTCCTACGAGCAGGAAGACGGGAAGTGATGAGACCGACCACGGTCAAGCTGCTGATTTTCACCGTCGTCATGGCGGTCATCTTCGCCGGACTGGCGATCGTCTTCAGTCAGGTGCGCTTCAGCAGCAGCAACGGATTTCACGCCACCTTCTCGGACGTCTCGGGACTCAAGTCCGGCGACAAGGTCCGCATCGCCGGTGTTCCGGTCGGGTCGGTCACCGGAGTGTCCATCGGTGACTCCAACCAGGCCGAGGTCGAGTTCGACGTCGACACCAAGTACTCGCTGATGAAGAGCACCAAAGCGACTGTGCGCTACGAGAACCTGGTGGGCGATCGCTACATGGAACTGCTCGAGGGCGCCGGTTCCACCGAGATGCTTCCGTCGGGAGGATCCATTCCGGTCGATCAGACGTCGCCCGCTCTCGATCTGGATCTGCTGCTCGGCGGATTCAAGCCGCTGCTTCGTTCGCTCGACCCGCAGCAGGTCAACGACCTCTCCGGGGCCCTGCTGCAGGTACTCCAGGGCCAGGGCGGAACGCTGGTTTCGTTGCTGGGAAACACCAGTTCGTTCACCAGAACGTTGGCGGACCGAGACCAGCTGATCGGGGACGTCATCACCAATCTCAACGACGTACTCGGCACCATCAACGACAAGGGCGATCAGTTCTCCACCACGATCGATCAGCTCCAGCAGTTGGTCAGTGGATTGGCGAAGGACAGTGGCCCGATCGGTAATTCGATCACCGAGATCGCCGGTGCCACGGGAGATCTCGCGTCGTTGCTGCAGGCGACACGTCCGGACATCCAGACGCTGATCGGGGAGACCAACCGAACGATGACGCAGCTGGACCTGGGCAAGGACGACATCAACACCGCTCTCGATCGTCTGCCGTCCGACTACCGGAAGCTGATCCGAGTGGGCACGTACGGAGCGTTCTTCCAGTTCTATCTGTGCGCCAACACTTTCAAGTTCTCCGGACCCGACGGGACGACGATCATCTTGCCCACGGCAGTTCAGGACACGGGAAGGTGCGCAAAAGTCTCATGACCCCAACCCGTGAACGTAATCCGGTACAGATCGGTGTCATCGGTCTCGTCCTGGCGGTGGCAACCGTCGGTGCCGCGCTTCAATACGATCAACTCCAGTTCATCAACGGTGGCATTCGCTACTCGGCGTACTTCCAAGATGCCGGCGGCCTGGTCACCGGCGACGACGTGACCATGGCCGGCGTGAAGGTCGGCAAGGTCAGCGACGTCGAACTCGACGACCAGAAGGTGTTGGTCACCTTCACCGTTCAGGACGGTGTCGCCCTGGGCGAGCAGACAGCGGCTGATATCAAGACCAACACGGTTCTCGGGCGAAAGTCGTTGGCGGTACGGCCGGAAGGATCCGGACTGTTGCGGACGGACACGCCGATTCCGGTCGAACGCACCAACTCCCCGTACTCGCTCAACGACGCTCTGGGTGACCTCGGGACGACGGTGTCCGAACTCGACACGGAACAGATCAACGATTCGCTCAACGCGATCTCGGACACGCTGGCCGATACTCCGCCCGAACTGCGCACCGCGTTGGACGGAATGACGCGGCTTTCGCAGAGCATCAACTCACGCGACGAGAGCCTGCTCCAATTGCTCTCGCGGGCCGAAGATGTCACCAAGATCCTCTCCGACAGAAGCGGTCAGATCGATTCGTTGCTGGTCGACGGCAACAAGCTGTTTGCCGAACTGAGCTTGCGGCGTGACGCGATCAGCGAACTGATCGTCAACACCGGCGCAGTCTCACGTCAACTGTCAGCGCTGGTGCAGGAGAACGAGGCTCAGATGGGGCCGACCCTCGAGAAGCTGAATTCGGTCGCCGAGGTTCTCCAGCAGAACAAGGACAACATCGCGGGAGCGCTCGACGGACTCGGACCGTACATCACCGCGCTCGGTGAGACCGTGGCCAGCGGCCCGTTCTTCGACGCCTTCATCATCAACATTCTGCCGAGCAACTGGTGGAAGACCCTGGTGGACACCAGCGTCGCGCCCGAGCAGGTTCCGGGCGACCTGGAAGACTTCTTCCCCGGTATTCCACCGACGATCAGGGGGCCGGGAGAATGACCGAGACCATGACTTCACAGGATCCACAGGGCTCCACCAACCCACGCAAGAAGTGGGTGCTGATCGGAGCGGGTGTGCTGGTCGCGCTGCTCGTCGCCGGTGCGGCCTACCTCTTCATCCCTGGCCTGGGCAAGACCAAGATCTCCGCGCACTTCGTCTCGACCACCGGTCTCTACGAGGGCGATGTCGTGCGAGTGCTCGGTGTCAACGTCGGCAAGGTGACCAAGATCGAACCGCGTGATCGGGACACCTACGTCGAGATGAAGATCGATTCGAGCGTCGACGTTCCGGCAGATGCCAAGGCGCTCATCGTTGCTCAAAGCCTCGTGTCCGCACGCTTCGTGCAATTGACCCCCGTGTACTCCGGCGGGGAACAGATGCCCAACGGCGGCGAGATCCCGATCGAGCGCACCGCCGTTCCGGTGGAGTGGGACGAGATCAAGACCGAACTGACCAAACTGTCGGACGCACTCGGACCGGAGGGTCTGGACGATCAGGGTTCCCTCGGTCGATTCATCGACACCGTGGGAACGAACCTCGACGGTAACGGTGAGTCGATTCGGTCGACGCTGCGCGAACTCTCGGCCACGATGCACACGCTGTCCGAAGGCCGGACCGATTTGTTCTCCACCATTCGGAACCTGCAGGCGTTTGTCACTGCGTTGTCCTCGAGCAACGAGCAGATCGTGCAGTTCAGCGGTCACCTCGCTTCGGTGACAAGCGTTCTCGCAAGCAGCTCCGACGAGTTGGGTACCGCCCTCAGTGATCTCGACCTGGCCGTCGGCGACGTCCAGCGGTTCGTCAAGGACAACAGCGAGGGACTGAGCGAATCGGTTGCGCGTCTCGCCGATGCCACTCAGGTACTGACTGACAAGCGCCCGGAGATCGAGCAGGTTCTGCACTCCGGACCGACGTCGCTTGCCAACTTCTATCAGATCTACAAGCCGGCTCAGGGCAGTATGACCGGCGCAATTGCACTGAGTAACTTCAAGAATCCGATCCAGTGGATCTGTGGTTCCATCGAAGGTATCGAGAGTGGTAACTCCCAGAACAGTGCCGACCTGTGTAAGCAGTACCTCGGGCCGGTGCTCAGCACGATGATCGGCAACTACCCCGGATTCCTGTTCAACCCGGTCGCGGGTGTGCAGGCTTTCCCGGATCAGATCGTCTACACCGAGCCGGGATTGGAAGCGGCAAGTCAGAATCAGCCGGAAACCGTCGCAGGACCGATGTCGGGTGCTCCCATGACGAGTGTTCCCAAGGATCTCGCCGAACTCTTCAACATGGGCGGAGGGAACTGATGCGGGTAGCTCGCAAGACCACGGTTGCGGTGTTGGCCACGGCAGTGGCTCTCGGCGCCAGCGGTTGTGAATGGAACGGTCTCAACTCGGTGCCGATGCCAGGCACTCAAGGCCGGGGCGAAGGCGCATACGAGGTTCAGATCGAGATGCCGAACGTGACTACGCTGTCGCAGAATTCGCCCGTCCGGGTGGATGACGTGGCAGTGGGAAGCGTTTCGAACATCGAGGTTCAAGGCTGGCACGCTCTGGTGACGGTGTCGCTGAATCCCGAGGTTCAGTTGCCGGCCAACGCGACGGCAAAAATCGGTCAGACCAGCTTGCTCGGCTCTCAGCACATCGAGTTGGCGCCGCCGGTAGGGGAGGAGCCCGAGGGCCGACTCGAAGCCGGTGACCTGATTCCGATCGAGCGGGCGGGCGCTTACCCGACGACGGAACAGACGCTGTCGTCGCTGTCGGTGGTACTGAACGGCGGCGGTCTCGCTCAGGTTCAGGACATCACGAAGGAACTCAACGCCGCTCTCGGTGGGCGTGAAGATTCGGTTCGCGACCTCCTGCCTCAGCTCGATCAGCTGGTCGGCAGTCTGGACAAGCAACGGGGCGACATCGTTTCGGCGATGGAGGGACTCGATCGACTGTCCTCGACGGTCCAGGCCCAGCACGACACCCTGAACAAAGCACTCGAAGGTATTCCGCCGGCACTCGAGGTTCTTGTCGCTCAGCGTCAGGACATCACCAACGCCTTGACCTCCCTCGGTGGTCTCAGCGAGGTGGCCAGTCGCGTCATCCAGGAGAGCGGTGACGATTTCGCGACCAACGTTCGCGCGCTGTCGCCGACTCTGAAAGCGTTGGCGGATTCGGGCAACGCTCTCACGCAGGTTCTCGGAGTCCTCTTGACGTTCCCGTTCCCACAGAACGGAATCGACAACGTCATTCGCGGTGACTACGCCAACCTGGCCATGACCATCGACATCTCGCTGCCCCGACTGGACGCGAACTTCCTCACCGGAACTCCGTTGGCCGGAACGCTCTCCGGACCGGAAGGCGTGTTGGGTAAGCAGGCCGGGCTGGCCGGACAGACAGGCAACCCGTTGAGCGATCCGCTCAAGCCTGCCGCACCGCCCGCACAGGCCCCTGCCGGACAGGCTCCCGCAGGACAGGCTCCGGCAGCGGATCCGAATACCATTCAGATTCCGGGACTTCCGCCGATCAACATTCCAGGACTTCCTCAGGGGGCACCGGCACCATGATGCTCACAAAGTTCGTCCGCATCCAGCTCATCATCTTCGCCGTCTTGACGGTCGTCGGTTTGATAGTGATGGCCACTCAGTACGTGCGTGTTCCCGCTATGGTCGGTATCGGCCGATACGACGTCACCGTCGAATTGCCCGCCACCGGTGGGCTGTACAAGAACTCGAACGTCACCTACCGCGGTCAGACCATCGGCGTCGTGAACGCGGTGGAGTTGTCGGAAACGGGCGTGAATGCGCGTCTGTCTCTCGAGAGCGGCGTCAAGGTGCCCTCGGACGTCGACGCTGCGGTCAAGAGTGTGTCGGCGATCGGCGAGCAGTTCGTCGATCTGATTCCGCACACCGACAGCTCCGGAGCGATCGTGGTCGACGGGCATCTGGAAAACGGATCGGTGATTCCCGAAGACCGAACCAGCATTCCGCAGGATGTCGGCGCGATGCTCGATCAGGCAGATCTGTTGCTGCAGAGCATTTCCGACACCAAGCTCAAGACCGTCATCGACGAATCCTTCAAGGCGTTCAACGGTGCCGGCCCGGATCTGCAGAAGCTGATCGACTCGGCTCGGCTGTTCGTCGAAGAGGCGAACAACAACTCCGACGCGACCAAGACCCTGATCGAGCAGGCCGGTCCACTCCTGGACACCCAGGTGGTCAGCAGCGACGCCATCCGTTCCTGGACAAGCAATCTGGTGACGTTCACCGATCAGCTCCGAGCCAGCGACCCTGATCTGCGTGCCGTCATCCAGAAGGGGCCGGCGGCAGCGGCGGAGGCGAATGCTCTTCTGCAAGACATGCAGCCGACATCGCCGATTCTTCTGGCGAACCTCGTGTCCGTCGGACAGGTCGGCGTGATCTACAACAACGCGATCGAGCAGATTCTGGTCATCTACCCGCCGCTGGCCGCGGCGCTGGTCACGGTGGCAGGCTCCGGCCCGGCTGCGGATGGTGCACTGGTGGACTTCCACATGGAGGTCAACGACCCGCCGCCGTGCACTACAGGATTCCTGCCCGCAGAGCAGTGGCGCAGTCCGAAGGACGAATCACCGATCGAGACGCCGTCGGATCTCTTCTGCCAGGTTGCCCAGGATTCGCCGATCGCCGTGCGCGGCGCGAGAAACCTTCCCTGCGAGGAGTATCCGGGACGTCGTGCGCCGACGGTCGAACAGTGCCGTTCCGGCTACGTACCGATGGGCACGAACCCGCAATCCGGGCCTCCGGAACCGATTACCGCGACCCCGAGCTCGTACACGTCGACGCCTTCGGTCTCGGCTCGTCGGTACGATCCGATTACAGGCACGTACATCGGGCCGGACGGAAGGACGTACTCGCAACCGAACCTCGGTGGCGGCGACGTCAGTCTCGAACAGTTCATGAAGGGTCAGCAGGGTTGATGACAGACGAAGATCCACAGGCCGGGCAGCGGGTGCGCCGTCGCGCGTCCCGCAGCGCCGGACCCACGG encodes:
- a CDS encoding MCE family protein translates to MRPTTVKLLIFTVVMAVIFAGLAIVFSQVRFSSSNGFHATFSDVSGLKSGDKVRIAGVPVGSVTGVSIGDSNQAEVEFDVDTKYSLMKSTKATVRYENLVGDRYMELLEGAGSTEMLPSGGSIPVDQTSPALDLDLLLGGFKPLLRSLDPQQVNDLSGALLQVLQGQGGTLVSLLGNTSSFTRTLADRDQLIGDVITNLNDVLGTINDKGDQFSTTIDQLQQLVSGLAKDSGPIGNSITEIAGATGDLASLLQATRPDIQTLIGETNRTMTQLDLGKDDINTALDRLPSDYRKLIRVGTYGAFFQFYLCANTFKFSGPDGTTIILPTAVQDTGRCAKVS
- a CDS encoding MCE family protein; this encodes MMLTKFVRIQLIIFAVLTVVGLIVMATQYVRVPAMVGIGRYDVTVELPATGGLYKNSNVTYRGQTIGVVNAVELSETGVNARLSLESGVKVPSDVDAAVKSVSAIGEQFVDLIPHTDSSGAIVVDGHLENGSVIPEDRTSIPQDVGAMLDQADLLLQSISDTKLKTVIDESFKAFNGAGPDLQKLIDSARLFVEEANNNSDATKTLIEQAGPLLDTQVVSSDAIRSWTSNLVTFTDQLRASDPDLRAVIQKGPAAAAEANALLQDMQPTSPILLANLVSVGQVGVIYNNAIEQILVIYPPLAAALVTVAGSGPAADGALVDFHMEVNDPPPCTTGFLPAEQWRSPKDESPIETPSDLFCQVAQDSPIAVRGARNLPCEEYPGRRAPTVEQCRSGYVPMGTNPQSGPPEPITATPSSYTSTPSVSARRYDPITGTYIGPDGRTYSQPNLGGGDVSLEQFMKGQQG
- a CDS encoding MCE family protein, translated to MTETMTSQDPQGSTNPRKKWVLIGAGVLVALLVAGAAYLFIPGLGKTKISAHFVSTTGLYEGDVVRVLGVNVGKVTKIEPRDRDTYVEMKIDSSVDVPADAKALIVAQSLVSARFVQLTPVYSGGEQMPNGGEIPIERTAVPVEWDEIKTELTKLSDALGPEGLDDQGSLGRFIDTVGTNLDGNGESIRSTLRELSATMHTLSEGRTDLFSTIRNLQAFVTALSSSNEQIVQFSGHLASVTSVLASSSDELGTALSDLDLAVGDVQRFVKDNSEGLSESVARLADATQVLTDKRPEIEQVLHSGPTSLANFYQIYKPAQGSMTGAIALSNFKNPIQWICGSIEGIESGNSQNSADLCKQYLGPVLSTMIGNYPGFLFNPVAGVQAFPDQIVYTEPGLEAASQNQPETVAGPMSGAPMTSVPKDLAELFNMGGGN
- a CDS encoding MCE family protein, which codes for MTPTRERNPVQIGVIGLVLAVATVGAALQYDQLQFINGGIRYSAYFQDAGGLVTGDDVTMAGVKVGKVSDVELDDQKVLVTFTVQDGVALGEQTAADIKTNTVLGRKSLAVRPEGSGLLRTDTPIPVERTNSPYSLNDALGDLGTTVSELDTEQINDSLNAISDTLADTPPELRTALDGMTRLSQSINSRDESLLQLLSRAEDVTKILSDRSGQIDSLLVDGNKLFAELSLRRDAISELIVNTGAVSRQLSALVQENEAQMGPTLEKLNSVAEVLQQNKDNIAGALDGLGPYITALGETVASGPFFDAFIINILPSNWWKTLVDTSVAPEQVPGDLEDFFPGIPPTIRGPGE
- a CDS encoding MCE family protein, whose product is MRVARKTTVAVLATAVALGASGCEWNGLNSVPMPGTQGRGEGAYEVQIEMPNVTTLSQNSPVRVDDVAVGSVSNIEVQGWHALVTVSLNPEVQLPANATAKIGQTSLLGSQHIELAPPVGEEPEGRLEAGDLIPIERAGAYPTTEQTLSSLSVVLNGGGLAQVQDITKELNAALGGREDSVRDLLPQLDQLVGSLDKQRGDIVSAMEGLDRLSSTVQAQHDTLNKALEGIPPALEVLVAQRQDITNALTSLGGLSEVASRVIQESGDDFATNVRALSPTLKALADSGNALTQVLGVLLTFPFPQNGIDNVIRGDYANLAMTIDISLPRLDANFLTGTPLAGTLSGPEGVLGKQAGLAGQTGNPLSDPLKPAAPPAQAPAGQAPAGQAPAADPNTIQIPGLPPINIPGLPQGAPAP